The genomic stretch CGCACCAGGTGCCGGCCGCTGCGGCGGCCGAGGCGCCACAGCGCCAGCAGGAAGGCGACGTCCTCGCCGAAGCGGAGCCGCTGGTCGTAGCCGCCGACCGCCTCGAAGTCGGTCCGGCGGCAGAAGACCACGCCGGTGTCGAACCCCGTGATCCACACCAGCGGCACGAGCACGAGCCACGTGGCCACGATGCCCGGAGACCAGCGCTCCATCGTGACGCCGGTGGCGCCTCCCACCGCGCGGGCCGAGCCCAGGAGCCGCTCGATCTCGTTGAACGTCCCGGGGTGGATCCGCGAGTCCGCGTCCACGAACGCCAGCACCTCGCCCCGGGCCGCCCGGGCCCCGGCGTTCCGCGTCGCGCCGATCGAGCGTGGCGCGGCCGGGACCACGCGGCACCCGCGCGCGGCGGCGACCGCGGCCGTCCGGTCGGTGGAGCCGTTGTCGGCGACGATCACCTCGACGCCAGAAGGCCCACCCCGATGCGCGGCGGCGGCCGCGTCCACCGAGTCGAGCAGCCTCGGCAGGAAACCCGCCTCGTTGTACGCCGGCACCACCAGCGAGATCATGTCCCTTCCG from Gemmatimonadales bacterium encodes the following:
- a CDS encoding glycosyltransferase → MISLVVPAYNEAGFLPRLLDSVDAAAAAHRGGPSGVEVIVADNGSTDRTAAVAAARGCRVVPAAPRSIGATRNAGARAARGEVLAFVDADSRIHPGTFNEIERLLGSARAVGGATGVTMERWSPGIVATWLVLVPLVWITGFDTGVVFCRRTDFEAVGGYDQRLRFGEDVAFLLALWRLGRRSGRHLVRARRAKAVASTRKFDEHGDWHYWGFAAKGIAGLFGRGDLNSVAERYWYQPSR